The DNA region TACGCTGCCAAAGTTTCCTGCTACGGTTTTTCTTCCTGATGAGGGTGACAACCTCGCCAGGAAGACTATGCTGCTTGCAGATGTTAGGGTAAGCATGCGTCGACCGTTCTAAGGCTGTCAGGATGTCATTTGACAGCCTATCCACTTCACCGTCTATATCCCTTTCAGAGTTCAAAATCCTGCACCGCAAATCGgtggtttccattaaataacggAATTGCAACCAGTTGGTTTTCCTCTTACGAGGCTCCCACTGGCAACAATTCTCGTTAAGTGCAAGGGAGATCGGGTTGTGGTCCGAAGACAACACCTGGTGGTTAATGACCTCCGGCACCTCTGTGATGTTTTTGCAGAGGAACATGGAAAGGATATCAGGTCGGCATGAGGGACTATCAGGGAAGTGGTTTGGCGTCTCGGTGGTTTCCACCGAGAACCGGTAGTCCAGTGACGCCCGCAGCAGGAAACCGCCGTTGGTGTTAGATTTTACACAACCCCACGCTGTGTGCTTACTGTTGAAGTCCCCAGCAATGGGGACGGGAGATTGAGTCAGGAAACTCTCTCAGTCGGTCGAACATAAGCCGAGACAATCCTAAGCGGACCACTTTCTAGGGCGAGTTCGACTCCAATCGACTCGCCCAGAAAGAGGGACGTATCGATCCTCTCTGGTGCCTGATGGAGTTCCGGATCAGAATGCCAACCCCTCCACCTGCTCCAGAAAAACGATCAGCCCGGAGGATAGAGTATCCTGGGATAAAGAATCCCATGTCCGGTTTTAGGAATGTCTCCTGCAGACATCGGCTTCAGAgtctctcaaaaacttattctcctgttttaagaaattgttagtaaataatttcattatttattccatatggtattagtcaagccttaaccattatgttaaaccctacacattttccatttaaaatcaatccattgatgttaatcatcaaatttgactcttttaagaaattatgtgttatgaattacatctgaaataaattgatggcgtgtatgtagttgttgagtttttgaatgatgagatacctagtgttctcaagtttcactgcatctcttgaatgttgatattgttaatatttcaaattaagttgtaggaataattgtaaataacagttactaatttacaataagtgttgtattgttttttaaatttgaattcccttaggtacataatttattgcagttaatcaatcatattggaacagttacactaataacaaaatatatctattttagagctctgatttcaaatagtgttaattagtcatgaaattctcgaaaatcaagtcacatgaaaaattcccgcgggctttaattttgctgaatcaaaatattaccaatcatattaaaattcatttaagtaaagttaggcatatgatatattatcaaaacaccaagatgtcttagaaactgtaaaaaagaattccgatttgtatatatatcaaaagttaatcaaagttatacaatattacatagtacagagagtatttagtgtacaatatcgtgttatatataccgcccctttggttgactgaatcaatgcacacaacgccgtataatcaaattgagtcatccttaattaaaaatcgctccgttattttccttctttcaaagaaacctttggtcactgtgtttttcagtctcttccacaatatgatttattcaatcaatttttgaagataatttttgcaataccctcaaaaattatttctttttacagatggcaaatttaaataaatcatcctaagaactccatctacatcccaacgcatatggagagttactaccacgattttaacatatttttaaagcaagtatggagcatataggtaaagcaagtaaattgtgtctcacttcttgaatgtctataggagcataaactttcatttcaattatgatattattattattattattattatagatattttagaagaatactgcttaataggatacaagggtccgcgatgtttggtagtataaaataccttcattctatgatcagtatcgcgaataagcagaacgaaaatactccatctttagttctcgatgttgtcagtgtgttgtcaaaacacgcatactgtcaagaaaatatggagacaccaaaaatatatatgcaccaaagtagatgaaaatttt from Aethina tumida isolate Nest 87 chromosome 1, icAetTumi1.1, whole genome shotgun sequence includes:
- the LOC126264194 gene encoding uncharacterized protein LOC126264194: MNKVRIAHTPPSDRPYDFPGPTRMEFGLCYELLERGAPEFKQAGPDLTAQGVVPCLDEGVSSTLPKFPATVFLPDEGDNLARKTMLLADVRSSKSCTANRWFPLNNGIATSWFSSYEAPTGNNSR